From Microcystis aeruginosa NIES-2549, a single genomic window includes:
- a CDS encoding fasciclin domain-containing protein, translating to MADIVDIAVSADNFKTLVTAVQAANLVDALKSPGPFTVFAPTDEAFAKLPPGTITTLVQNIPQLTRILTYHVVAGKYMQEDLAKLAVVTSLEGSPIPIDCSEGFEVKNATVVAGNIEADNGVIHVIDTVILMG from the coding sequence ATGGCAGATATTGTCGATATTGCGGTCAGTGCCGATAATTTTAAAACTCTAGTGACGGCGGTACAAGCCGCTAATCTCGTGGACGCCCTAAAAAGTCCTGGCCCGTTCACGGTTTTTGCCCCCACCGATGAAGCTTTTGCCAAATTGCCCCCCGGGACGATTACAACCCTAGTGCAGAATATCCCCCAATTAACCCGAATTCTCACCTATCACGTCGTTGCGGGCAAATATATGCAGGAAGATTTGGCGAAATTGGCTGTAGTGACTTCTCTGGAGGGTTCACCGATTCCCATCGATTGTAGCGAAGGTTTTGAGGTGAAAAATGCCACGGTTGTCGCAGGTAATATCGAGGCGGATAATGGTGTCATCCACGTCATCGATACGGTGATCCTGATGGGTTAG
- a CDS encoding TolB family protein, protein MIRFPKLLGLLLAVNIISLGGCSDAGFVTPPQQLLGNTLNTPSSEDNPRFNYDGRYLVFASDRRGQRTIYLFDRVANRLVPLPGLNQAKTYQDQPDISADGRYIVYVSEQSGKPDIYIYDRQTLQAKNITDNILGEVRRPTISGNGRFIAFESNRFGQWNLEIFDRGGEISPSLPPINSSPSR, encoded by the coding sequence ATGATCAGGTTTCCTAAACTTCTGGGACTTTTGCTTGCGGTTAATATCATCAGTCTGGGGGGATGTAGTGATGCGGGTTTTGTCACCCCTCCCCAACAGCTTTTAGGAAATACTTTAAATACTCCTTCCTCTGAAGATAATCCCCGTTTTAACTACGATGGTCGTTATCTGGTCTTTGCCTCCGATCGCAGGGGTCAACGAACGATTTATTTATTCGATCGAGTGGCTAATCGTTTAGTTCCCCTACCCGGGTTAAATCAAGCAAAAACCTATCAAGATCAACCGGATATTAGTGCCGATGGTCGCTATATTGTTTATGTATCGGAACAGTCCGGTAAACCCGATATATATATTTATGATCGACAAACTCTGCAAGCAAAAAATATCACCGACAATATTTTAGGAGAAGTGCGTCGTCCGACGATTAGTGGTAACGGTCGTTTTATTGCTTTTGAAAGTAATCGTTTTGGTCAATGGAATCTGGAAATATTCGATCGAGGTGGTGAAATTTCTCCTTCTTTACCCCCGATCAATTCTTCCCCGTCCCGATGA
- a CDS encoding helix-turn-helix domain-containing protein, with protein sequence MSAGKFQTAASLSDRELEILDLVANGLTNQEISEKLEISKRTVDNHISNILTKTKTDNRVELVRWALHWGKVCLDDINCCILPSPAATDDQVS encoded by the coding sequence ATGTCTGCTGGGAAGTTTCAAACAGCCGCTTCATTATCCGATCGAGAGCTAGAAATACTCGATTTGGTGGCTAATGGTTTAACTAATCAAGAAATCTCGGAAAAGCTAGAGATTAGTAAGCGTACCGTCGATAATCATATTAGCAATATCTTGACAAAAACAAAAACCGATAATCGGGTGGAATTGGTGCGCTGGGCATTGCATTGGGGTAAAGTTTGTCTTGATGATATTAATTGTTGTATCCTTCCTTCCCCAGCAGCGACCGATGATCAGGTTTCCTAA